DNA from Podospora pseudopauciseta strain CBS 411.78 chromosome 5 map unlocalized CBS411.78m_5, whole genome shotgun sequence:
GGCCTTGTGGTACTTGCCGCAGCTCAGACTGAAGCTCACGCAGTGGAAGTGGCTGGAGATGCCGGAACATCAGACTTGCAAATTGAAACATCCCTATGTCATATCCTGTCAGTATTGCTCGAGACTGACGAAGAGTGTTGCAAGTATGCTTCCATACCATGAGCCCTGGCAGTCACCACCTTGACAATGTCCATGCCTACCGTCTGGAGCGAACCTAGCCTTCTTTCCAAGTAGCTCTTGCAAGAATTCCAGTAACTCTCAATGTCAAGTTTATTATCCTTCGGTGTagttgtgatggtggggagatCACCCAGGTCTTTCTTCGCGAAACCGTCGTTTTGAGACAAAAAGATGCACCGGACGTTGTCCATGTGTTCCTTGGGAAGGCTTTCGACGATTGATCGAAGGGTGCTGACAATGTCCTTCCGGTCTTTTCTGCTGCAAGAGTCGAGCCCATCAATAACGATGTAGGTGCTCTTGCAACATCCGAGAGCGTCCTTGAGCATGGACTTGGCAAGTTCGGTCGTGGATCAAGTCACCTGTCCGCTAAGCGATCTTTGTTCGGCCATGCTGGTGATCATGGAACTGTTCCGAGTCACTAGCTGCGAAATCAAACCTCGAGCCACGGCAACGAACGTGTTTGTGTTGGGGTCGTTTGGCTGACAAAAGAAGCATGCGACAGTAACGTCTGTATCCAGATCCCTTGCTTCGTCGACGATGATGGATGCCAACACAGACTTGCCGGCTCCAGGGATACCTGTAATCCAGAGTAGCGGGTTCCTGCAGAATGCAGGATGAAACCAGTCTTGGAATCGCTGGGAGTCGAGGAGTCACTTGCCTGAACCAGGACACCAAGCTCTCGCCTCTCTGTGTTTCTCTAGGGACGCGGGAGCTGGATTAAGCCAGGCAATGGTTTCATTCCGCTGGCGGTCTAGTTCGGACTTGCGTTGCATCTCGAATTGTTGCTCGAAATTCCGGCGAAAGTTGCTTATCTCCTCAAGCTGGGCGAGTGTGGCTCCGTTCTCTAACAGTCGCCGGTGGCGAGCCATGTTTTTCTTGATGAAGTTGATTTTTGGCAGAAATCCTCTCCAGGCAGCTTGGACGATCTGCTTCCATACCGGTACAACAAACATGTCGGTATTTTATAGGTTGATGAGAGGCTGCTGTGCAAGGTAGCTAACCTCGATGCTTGAAGTATGTGATTGCCTCTCGATGGAACTCCAGGATGTCCTTGTATATCCAGACAAGAACAGTTCGAAGATTTGGTCTCGATTCCAGCATTGATGCGTACTCTCCCAATAGAGGAAGCTGCTCCCATATGTCCTGGTAGGCGTTGAGCAAGAGTGTTTTTGAACTCGGCCAATGCAGTGTGGAAAGCGTTGGTGCTTGCCCCAGCACCGAGGGCATTGCAAGCCATGATGACAAAAGGCGATGTGAATCATAGAGACGAATGGGAACCAAATTGGATTCGAATTAAATTGTTTTCTGTCAGTGTTAAGATGCACAAAACAGAATACGCCAGTGGTGGTGCCTTGCAGCGTGGAGAGGGGCGGTGCATCTGCATGGCCACACCTCCCCGCCGGCTGGTCTGCGGGGTACATTTTCCGCCCCCAATGCCATACAAGACCATTCCAAATCCAGACGAGGCTCTGGGTTTGGACGAACATTGAGTTACAAGTTTCCGGAATTCTCGTTGTTTTCAGCGGATCTGGAATTTACAGGCCATGATCATCATTGTTGTAAGCAATCATGGAGGATGCACGACttctttgctttttctcGACCGCCGAGACCCCAACACTGACACCCACAAGTGGTGAAGATGACCTGGATcagatggatgttgatgaggagcagACGGTATGCTTTGGAATGGTAATGAAGATGTGGCTAGTTCTtgacggtgttgatggcTCGAACTAATCCAACCTTGTGTACCGACAGCTTTGTGATGTGAAAGCACAATTTCACCGCACACGCGGTCCAGGGTCTAGTACGCCATATTACAGTCGTTTTGGCTGATCATGAAGAGGAATGGATACCGCTGAACCTCTCTCTGGAAGAGGCATATGGTGGATTATCCACCTTGTCCAGCCACTTGATTGCGGTCCTCAACAAAAAGTCCTCAGCAGGTCTCGCAAAACTTCAGGAAATCGCTGAAGACGTCAAATATTTGACTTATGCTCACCGGAACCAATTGCAAGCGGGTCCGGAAAAGTTACAGACCAGCACCGGCAATGTTCAATTTTGACCTTGATTTCATGGTCATTGGACCAGAGTCAGAAAGCGAAGAAATCGCCAGAAGTCTGTCTGCGCACAGCCTGTACTGGCAAGAGCCCTATTTCATGCTTGAGCAGTACCCCTACCGCAATCCGTAGTATCTCGAAATTGAACACAATGAGCAACAGCCCTCTCTAGATACGGAGCAATGTCTTGATCATCCCAGTCAAGATGAAAATGTCGATAGCTCGGAGCCGTCGCATCTGGAGTTGATCCTAGCTGCAATTGACAACCTACCGGAGAATAGCAGGCTCGGTCCGGCACAGGTAGACTCGCGCATACAAACACCACTACTAGAGTATATCCGCCCGGGTTACACCACTCCTGGTCCATGTAACCGGCCGAGTGGTAGGCGTCAAAGCAAGGCAGTAGACTTCATCATCGGCAGGGAAAACGGTGACCACACCAAGGTCACACCTTTGTGGAAGGAAACCGAGGAAGGCCGTTCTTCAATGCAGGTTCCGGGTCCCATGTTACCTTTGTTGCACTTTACTCATTATGAATGCAGATTCCAACACGTCATTACTGGCTCCAAGAGCCCGTCTCCAGATGATGTTCCGGGTGGCCTACTGGCAGACGAGATGGCTTGGGGAAAACACTCAGCATGATCTCTGCCGTCGTCACCGCCATGTCATGCGCCGAGAGCTATGCAAGGACAACCCAAACTAGATCAGGGGTGAcaccaaccctctccacACTTGTGATAGTGCCCTCTTCGCGTAAGCCGCGTTGGTACCAGCATCAAGAATCAGGAAAACTAACAGCAGAAACCAGTTCTTCTGGAAGGATGGGTTTAAGAGATAGAAAAGTGAGTTTCATCTGATTGCGCCACCGAAGTCTTTTGCAGTGGCCAATATGACAGCTACTCGCTGGGCCTAAAGAATCGGCCGTTTCGTTGTCAGCCAGTTCTGTAGACCCAACGAGCGTGCGCATTTGCGCTCCGGGGATGCCTCttccttcatcttcttcatcttttcaTCATCTATTAGTGTTACCGGCCGTGATAGTCGCTCACAGACCACTTAGCATGTCAAACCTGGCGTCATCACCCACTACAAGTATCATGGGCCCGACAGGCGGCTGGATCCGTCCAATTTGCCATCAGTGGTAATACCGACATACGGAACAGTGAACACAGAGACCACACGAGCCAAGAGTATTTTGAGACAGATACTCTGGTATCGGATAGTCCTGGACGAAGGTAAGTCCTGGACACGGCCTCATGCTTAAGCTTCCGCAAACTCCACAACTAACCCTCAGAAACCAGCACACATCATACGTAACTGGTCCACCAAGCAGTTCCGGGCCATGAACAGCCTATCATCCCATATCCGATGGTGCATGACCGGCACCCCGGTACAGAATGGCGTTGGCGATGTCGGGTCACTAGTGCCGTTTCTTCGTGTCCCAGTAATGGGAGACGTCGCCAACTTCCGGAAGCACATCCTAGACAAGACCAAACTCACCTCTCTCGAGTCATCAAGCCATGACTTTGACAACCTGCGCCTTCTCCTATCCTCTATCTGCCTGAGACGAAACACCTCTGTTCTACAACTGCCAGCGGTCAAATACGAATACCAACGGCCGCACTTCAGTGCGGTGGAAAAGGAGGCACATACCAAGTTCATTCTCGCTTGCCAGGAAGCCATTGATCGGTCTGTTCTCGGCAACCCGAACAAAGCTGTTGCGTTTCAGAAAGGACTTGGTTTGGAGTCTTCAAACAGAGTACTTGAATCACTTCTCCGGCTCCGTCTTTTCTGCGATCGAGGGCTAGCTTTGGGACCGCCCAAGGGGGGGCTCCCCTCGACACTCGATGAGGCTCTCAGCCTTCTGCAGCAGAAGGGCATCTCGAGATGCGGGGAATACGGTAACGACAAAATGGCGGCCAGGGTGGAAGATACCCATCTGACCAATTGCCATGCGTTGGTATGTTCTGAATGCTGTATCAAATTTCACGATGAGCTGCTTGAGAGTCGCTCGTCCAGTGGCGTCAGTGGGACCTGTCCATTCTGTGGAGAATATGACAATGGCGAGAACCTCCTACCGAACCAGCAATCGGTCAGCTCAAATAGCATAGGGGCCGACGTCCCGTGCCCGTCAAAACTCGAGGCATTGATGGAAGATCTTTGCAAGATGGCGCGGCACGAGAAGAGGTATGTCCCGACCCTGTTACAACGCTACCAAATCAACCGCTAATCCACCCAGTATCGTATTTTCTTTCTGGATGAAATCTCTTGACCTTGTCGAGAACCTCCTCAAGAAACACAATATCGCCTTTCGACGCGTCGACGGCTCGAGATCAAAGAACGACGGGAGGGCCTCGCTGCACGACTTTCGAACGAAAGATGTGCCGGTGCTCTTGATGACATTTGGAACGGGATCGATGGGGTATGAACACGACCTGTCACCTTGAAACCTTGAACACTTGTTGTTAGCTAACACTCATTCAGGCTCAACGACCTGAATGTGGCGCGCCGCGTCCACATCCTCGAACCGCAATGGAACCCGTCTGTCGAGAACCAAGCCATCGGTCGCGTGTCGCGGCTCAGTCAGACGAGAGAAGTGACGGTGATTCTATatgtgatgaagaagagtATCGAAGAGGTGAGTGATTTCAAGCCGTTGTTTGAGTGCACTCGGGGTGATGCTGATACGCCGTAGGCTGTGGAGAGCAGACAGTTCCTCAAACTCAAACTCGCATTGGGTGGTGGTCTGCACGAAGGAAAGGGGACGAATGTGAAAACCCAGCAGGCATGTCAGGCGCGAAGGATTGCCTCAGATTTGCACCAGTTCTTGACGCAGATCATGATGTGATACGAAGTAGCGTGTTGGATGCGCTggagacagagagagaacaGCCAACCTGCTGGATGGCAAGTGTTACAGGGGTGAGATGGGAGCGCTGAAGTCTAGGATGAGCTCCCTGCCCCCGGCACGCACTGTGCCTCTCGCCCAGACACGTCCGCGCGTCGCCTGCAATAGACAGCAATCACATCCATGTAGAACGGCACTGACCACATTCTCAactcatccttcttctctcttttctcacCAAGCAACCACCGACCTCCCGACCGTCATTCCTCCCCACCGACCTCCCCGGATTTTCCTTCCGCAGCTCGAAAGCGGGCCGCGCACGATTTCCGATTTCCCCAGACGCCAAGTCACATCGACCCCGCAGCTTTCGCGATGCATGACAAGGATCAGGGGAGGATTGCCGAGGCTCTAGGAcgttgggaggagggaggggtttgaCATTTGATTTTGGAAACAGAGAAGGGAACATCTATGCGCTCTGTCGGTAGATTCGGTGGCTGGACACTCACTAGTATGGCTCCTGATGGTAGCTTTGGTGGCTGGACTAACTTGACAGCCTACACGGCCATAGGACAGCCCAGAGCATCTGGAACAGAGTTGAAGTCAAAACTGCGATTTTGGGCCTGATGCCTATCTTCTCAGGTTGACGGCAAATTAGAGATACGGAAAGCAGCACAAAGTCAAGCATGTGGATCGGGGGAACTTCCGGTTTTGTCTGCTTGGTGGTCAGAATCAGCAGTCACACTGGGTTTGCGAGAACAGTTGTCTTTGCGGGGAAAAGGATGTTTTGCGATCTTGGTTGTGAGTTACCCTGGAGCGAGGTCGCACTATGGAGTAGCAACCACTCGGTGTTACTCATGACTACCACCCGAGCCGGCCTGCTTGGGAGCAAAGCCGGGTGTTAACACTCATGGAAATCGTCC
Protein-coding regions in this window:
- a CDS encoding uncharacterized protein (EggNog:ENOG503NZGA; COG:A) encodes the protein MARHEKSIVFSFWMKSLDLVENLLKKHNIAFRRVDGSRSKNDGRASLHDFRTKDVPVLLMTFGTGSMGLNDLNVARRVHILEPQWNPSVENQAIGRVSRLSQTREVTVILYVMKKSIEEVSDFKPLFECTRGDADTPSNHRPPDRHSSPPTSPDFPSAARKRAAHDFRFPQTPSHIDPAAFAMHDKDQGRIAEALGRWEEGGV